Proteins found in one bacterium genomic segment:
- a CDS encoding GNAT family N-acetyltransferase has translation MGNKYFGEIARLKITASNEFIPTVTGFVRNIGERLEIDKTMNRKLELLVEEAALNVINLGFDPGEKGEYEVAFKRLPGKIVVEVADKGLPVDYNKVESDFEAGLGILLMKKLADEVNFVNRGKDGKLVEITLNLPYATPEELELQSQLEKTAALAPEGEELTFRAATIDDTTGITRSIYRTYGYTYLSDTLYYPEKIAEMIQEGYLCPVIALNPDGEVVGHASIRLEFPGAKVGEFGQLVADPRYRGRGIAKKLNHMLVDAAKITGMFGYYADAVTTHPYSQKTILKSDAHEAAYMPGFVPASFSIKKMKVDESADRHAEIVYFRRIAKNRKPTIYTPLQHSTMIKNIYDLNNLDYTIAPMKINEVDYQAVTEVRTRVLETPNRAFISIDEYGLDFDNMLKKQLKQLCLKKIEIIILDLPLENPSTRNKSVVAEKLGFFFSGVIPGMSIHGGDLLRLIYLNNVDIAADKPVIVTDFGKELANYVLWCSSMV, from the coding sequence ATGGGAAACAAATATTTCGGCGAGATAGCCAGACTGAAAATAACTGCATCGAATGAGTTCATCCCCACCGTGACCGGATTCGTCAGGAATATCGGCGAAAGACTCGAGATAGACAAAACAATGAACAGAAAATTGGAGCTTCTTGTCGAAGAAGCTGCACTTAACGTCATAAATCTCGGTTTCGATCCCGGCGAGAAGGGCGAATACGAGGTCGCGTTCAAGCGGCTGCCGGGGAAGATCGTGGTCGAGGTGGCAGATAAAGGCCTTCCGGTGGACTATAACAAGGTCGAGTCGGATTTTGAGGCTGGGCTTGGAATTCTCCTAATGAAAAAACTCGCCGACGAGGTCAATTTCGTCAATCGTGGCAAAGATGGCAAGCTAGTCGAAATAACCTTGAATCTGCCTTACGCAACACCCGAGGAACTCGAATTGCAAAGCCAGCTTGAAAAAACCGCCGCGCTTGCGCCCGAGGGCGAGGAGCTTACTTTCAGGGCGGCTACAATCGACGATACGACAGGTATAACCCGAAGCATTTACCGGACCTACGGCTACACCTACCTTTCCGACACGCTTTATTATCCCGAGAAAATCGCCGAGATGATACAGGAGGGCTATCTTTGCCCGGTTATCGCGCTGAATCCCGACGGCGAGGTCGTCGGGCACGCCTCAATACGCCTCGAATTCCCCGGCGCGAAAGTGGGAGAATTCGGCCAGCTTGTCGCCGACCCGCGTTACAGAGGAAGGGGAATTGCCAAAAAACTTAACCATATGCTCGTGGACGCGGCAAAAATAACGGGTATGTTCGGCTACTACGCCGACGCCGTGACGACGCACCCTTATTCCCAGAAAACCATTCTTAAAAGCGACGCACACGAGGCTGCATATATGCCCGGTTTCGTCCCGGCGAGTTTCAGCATTAAAAAAATGAAGGTTGACGAATCAGCGGATAGACATGCGGAGATAGTTTATTTCCGGCGAATTGCAAAAAACCGCAAACCTACAATCTATACCCCGCTTCAACATTCAACTATGATTAAAAACATATATGACCTCAACAATCTCGACTACACAATTGCGCCTATGAAAATAAATGAGGTCGATTATCAGGCAGTTACCGAGGTTAGAACCAGAGTGCTCGAAACACCCAACAGGGCATTTATAAGTATTGATGAATACGGACTGGATTTCGACAACATGCTCAAAAAACAACTCAAACAGCTATGTTTGAAAAAGATAGAGATTATCATCCTCGACCTACCACTGGAAAACCCATCGACTCGTAATAAATCGGTGGTGGCGGAAAAACTCGGGTTCTTTTTCTCCGGTGTAATACCCGGAATGAGTATCCATGGCGGCGACCTTTTGAGGCTCATTTACTTGAACAATGTCGATATCGCCGCCGATAAACCGGTTATAGTCACCGATTTCGGTAAAGAGCTCGCCAATTATGTTTTATGGTGTAGTTCAATGGTCTAA
- a CDS encoding phosphotransferase, protein MISDKRIISMLEGAGFTRDSEFIPMAGAGSDRSFYRVKSCNCSAILITGDGHGADLSRWIDIQIFLELVGVDVPMLFAFDREVAAILVEDLGEMPPPKPEEYPFIVKKLANIQRSISERIDDCPTILEAPFDFIQFREESRYFADEYLLGYRKAQPVLIESLSPEFDDIAKELSNFPRFFCHRDFQSSNIALQGNRLRIIDFQSAKQGPLEYDLASLLWDSRIEINEGIRNRCIEDYIRIAPEKGLPIDVASFREKLYLTALSRTMQSLGAYCYLSSKKGKSAFLRLIPTAERHFLELLLKTKRLCLLVGLFKSN, encoded by the coding sequence GTGATTTCCGATAAGCGTATAATATCTATGCTCGAAGGCGCAGGTTTTACTCGCGATAGTGAATTTATCCCCATGGCTGGTGCTGGTTCGGATCGGAGTTTTTACCGAGTAAAAAGCTGCAATTGTTCGGCTATACTCATTACAGGAGATGGTCACGGCGCGGATTTATCTCGATGGATTGATATACAGATTTTCCTCGAATTAGTCGGCGTCGATGTCCCTATGCTTTTTGCTTTCGACCGGGAGGTTGCGGCGATCCTGGTCGAAGACCTCGGCGAGATGCCACCGCCGAAACCGGAGGAATATCCATTTATTGTCAAAAAGCTTGCGAATATCCAGAGGTCGATATCGGAAAGGATCGACGATTGCCCAACCATCCTCGAAGCGCCCTTCGATTTTATCCAATTCCGAGAAGAATCTAGATATTTCGCAGATGAATACCTTCTCGGTTATCGCAAGGCACAACCAGTCTTAATCGAATCGCTTTCGCCCGAATTCGACGATATAGCGAAGGAGTTGTCTAATTTCCCAAGGTTTTTTTGCCACAGGGATTTTCAGTCGAGCAATATTGCGTTGCAGGGCAATCGCCTTCGGATTATAGACTTCCAATCGGCGAAGCAAGGCCCGTTGGAATATGATTTAGCGAGCCTTCTTTGGGATTCGCGCATAGAGATAAACGAAGGAATAAGGAATCGATGCATCGAAGATTATATTCGTATAGCCCCCGAGAAGGGATTGCCGATAGACGTCGCCTCTTTTAGAGAAAAACTATATCTAACCGCGCTTTCGCGCACTATGCAATCACTTGGTGCGTATTGTTACCTTTCGAGCAAGAAGGGTAAATCGGCTTTTTTAAGGCTTATACCCACAGCGGAGAGGCATTTCCTTGAACTTTTATTGAAAACTAAACGCCTCTGTTTACTAGTGGGATTATTCAAATCGAATTAA
- a CDS encoding NDP-sugar synthase, with amino-acid sequence MDAIILSAGEGTRLRPLTLHKAKPLVPILCKPLIEHIISNLESSGIFRAVVNLWYRSEEMQGYIENRQSTGMKLFPVVEERLLGTGGGISNAAMALDGSEPVLVHNGDIFANIDFTPAIIRHRESGSAITLFVRDGAPEVTVIGGDAIDIVGKIGIEDGNKYKFTGISIWDRRALSYLTPPRQPGCAVEAIAEIIRREKGAVRIEHIGSALWSDVGTVSSYLELHRRLLSINRIYPDNFELPLGVRTDGFLCCCDGAKICAGATLKDVVLWKGSVVQPGKSIEKAVVGPFGVVRA; translated from the coding sequence ATGGATGCGATAATCCTTTCTGCAGGAGAGGGAACTAGGCTTAGGCCATTGACCTTGCATAAGGCGAAACCGCTTGTGCCTATATTGTGCAAACCACTAATAGAACATATTATTAGTAATTTGGAATCCAGCGGGATTTTCCGAGCAGTTGTTAATTTGTGGTATCGATCCGAAGAAATGCAGGGCTATATTGAAAATAGACAATCGACCGGAATGAAGCTATTTCCCGTGGTGGAAGAGAGGCTACTCGGAACCGGTGGTGGCATATCTAACGCCGCCATGGCCCTCGATGGTTCCGAACCTGTTTTAGTTCATAACGGGGATATATTTGCTAATATCGATTTTACTCCGGCGATAATTCGGCACCGAGAATCCGGTAGCGCTATTACTCTTTTTGTGCGTGATGGTGCGCCCGAGGTTACGGTTATTGGAGGCGATGCTATCGATATTGTTGGCAAGATAGGGATAGAAGACGGTAATAAATACAAATTCACCGGTATATCAATATGGGATCGAAGGGCTTTGTCATATTTGACTCCACCCAGGCAGCCAGGTTGTGCCGTGGAAGCAATTGCTGAAATAATTCGCAGGGAAAAAGGGGCTGTTAGAATAGAACATATCGGCAGTGCATTATGGAGCGATGTGGGGACAGTTTCTTCATATTTGGAGCTTCATCGGCGCCTTCTTTCTATCAACAGAATTTATCCTGACAATTTCGAGTTACCTCTTGGGGTGAGAACGGATGGATTCCTATGTTGTTGCGATGGAGCAAAGATTTGCGCCGGTGCTACATTAAAGGATGTTGTTCTTTGGAAAGGCTCGGTCGTTCAACCAGGAAAATCCATTGAGAAAGCGGTGGTCGGTCCTTTCGGGGTGGTCAGGGCGTGA